The following coding sequences are from one Myxococcales bacterium window:
- a CDS encoding glycosyltransferase, with amino-acid sequence MVSLPLRNESTLALASPAAPGWPHHIGILNDYVRIPYANGSSFASQRLYREFRRRGHTVTVLGPRDPAAGPGDLPARSLMLPSLPLENHPGVYLPMPSRASLKAARQQHFDLLLCQTGSAFTELAVWLRKTERVPFLCVNTIHLPSVYNVVLPDGWHDVPRVRALFERFVIPRLERQAARIYNRSDGLIVLSRGLEMYWRARGVTAPIFVIPRSVDVDMFAERGQSDPFDPRATPGGRLLVLCRHTREKGLARLLQIFATEIAPHSPDATLTLVGDGPDHDAFKALAKSLKIDDRTFFPGECSAASAPAYYRHADLFVYTSLSETYGQVVSEAAFCGLPAVALADDMGVSHQIEHERTGILITPTPEPAADRAFGEAVCHLLANPLRRRAFAESARRSAFDRCGPAQAVERHYAAFEAARSHCQAQETRDEPLGTWRALSRWAGLHALAYLTGLLRAPAVVNRHKRQAPPWDEGIEGALGPLCAP; translated from the coding sequence ATGGTGTCGTTGCCCTTACGAAACGAAAGCACTTTGGCGCTCGCCTCCCCGGCGGCGCCCGGTTGGCCCCATCACATCGGCATCTTGAATGACTATGTGCGCATCCCGTATGCGAACGGGTCGTCGTTTGCATCGCAGCGCCTTTACCGGGAGTTCCGTCGGCGTGGGCATACGGTGACGGTGCTTGGCCCGCGTGACCCCGCGGCTGGGCCAGGTGATCTGCCCGCCCGCAGCTTGATGCTGCCCAGCCTTCCGCTCGAGAATCATCCGGGCGTCTATCTGCCCATGCCTTCGAGGGCCTCGCTCAAGGCCGCCCGACAGCAACACTTCGACCTACTTCTCTGTCAGACCGGCTCGGCCTTCACGGAGCTGGCCGTGTGGCTGCGCAAGACGGAGCGTGTGCCGTTTTTGTGCGTGAACACGATCCACCTCCCCAGCGTTTACAACGTGGTGTTGCCCGATGGTTGGCATGACGTGCCTCGGGTGCGCGCGCTTTTCGAGCGTTTCGTGATCCCGCGGCTCGAGCGGCAGGCCGCACGGATCTACAACCGCAGTGATGGGCTCATCGTGCTGTCGCGGGGGCTCGAGATGTACTGGCGTGCCCGCGGGGTGACTGCGCCCATCTTCGTGATTCCCCGCAGCGTCGATGTGGACATGTTTGCCGAGCGGGGCCAGTCGGATCCCTTCGACCCCCGCGCCACCCCGGGCGGGCGCCTGCTGGTGTTGTGTCGCCACACGCGCGAAAAGGGGCTGGCGCGGCTCCTTCAGATCTTCGCCACGGAGATCGCGCCGCACAGTCCCGACGCCACCTTGACCCTGGTAGGTGACGGACCCGATCACGATGCCTTCAAGGCGTTGGCCAAGTCACTGAAGATCGATGATCGCACGTTTTTCCCCGGCGAGTGCAGCGCGGCCTCTGCGCCGGCCTACTACCGACATGCGGATCTCTTCGTGTACACGTCCTTGTCGGAGACCTACGGTCAGGTGGTGAGTGAAGCCGCCTTCTGTGGGCTTCCGGCGGTGGCCCTGGCAGACGACATGGGCGTCAGCCACCAGATCGAACACGAGCGGACGGGTATTCTCATCACGCCCACGCCCGAGCCCGCCGCCGATCGCGCGTTCGGAGAGGCCGTGTGTCACCTGCTCGCGAACCCCTTGCGCCGCCGCGCCTTTGCGGAAAGCGCCCGTCGCAGCGCCTTCGATCGTTGTGGCCCTGCCCAGGCGGTCGAACGGCACTACGCGGCCTTCGAGGCAGCCCGCAGCCACTGTCAGGCGCAGGAAACGCGCGACGAGCCTCTGGGGACGTGGCGAGCCCTGTCACGCTGGGCGGGGCTTCATGCCCTCGCGTACCTGACCGGGCTCCTGCGGGCGCCCGCGGTGGTGAACCGTCACAAGCGTCAAGCGCCGCCCTGGGACGAGGGGATCGAGGGGGCGCTTGGGCCCCTGTGCGCACCCTGA